The Cloacibacterium sp. TD35 region TAAATGGTTACAGACCGAGTGGAGCTTACATTCCTAACACCTCATTTAAAGATACCTGGAATGTAGACAATGTAAAATCACTTCCTAATACATCCATAGGATTTACTACTTCACAAAGATTAAAATTTAAAAATGGTGGAAATTTAGGATTCCTTTTTAATCTTACTCAAGGTACTGAATATAACTACAAAGAAGGAAACGATAACACTTTTGACACTAACGGAGTTTACAAAAACAAACTTTACAAAAGAGAATACAATTATAATATCCAATCTACTGCTTTAATTGGTTTAAGCTATAAAAAAGCTGGAACTAAAGTAGATTTAAACGGTACTTTCTTACAAAACTCTTTTAACCAAATTCAAGATTATGATGGTTACAGAGATAATAAGGACCAAGATATCATGTTCTTCCGTACTAACCAGCAAGACCTTTCTAGGTTAACAGATGTACAGTTATTGGTTTCACAAAAATTAGGAGACAGACATCAGTTTAAAGCTGGTGGAAGCTGGGTAAACAACTGGTTCCAACAGCCAGACAGAAAAACTTTTTATGGTTTCAGAACGGGTGACAATCAATTATTAATGAGCTACGGTGGAAACAACTTAATCAGACAATATCTTGATTTAAGTGGAGTAAACTATTTTTCTGCAATGGCAGAGTACCAAGTAAATCTTGGCAAAAAACAAGAAGACAATTACTACCCTGTTACTATTTCTGCTGGTTATAGCGGTTTTGCAGACAGCAGAACCATGTCTTATCGTTTTATCTATTCTACAACAACTGGGGTTCAAGATATTATCAACATAGATTCTCCAGACAGCAGTTTTGCTACAGCAAATGCTAATGGAAAATTCCAATGGCAAGAAAGTGCTCAACCTAACTACAAAGCTTTCCTTTATCAGTTTGTAAATGCTGGATATGCGAATTTAAATTTCAAGCCTAATAAATCTTGGGATATTCTTGCAGGAATTAGAGCAGAAAACAACATTACCATTACCAGATATAAACTGATTACAGATAACATCAATGGTAGTTTCAGAAACATTACCAAGAATCAAAATTATTTCTTGCCTTCACTTTCTGTTAAAAAAGCGCTTAATAACAAATCTAATTTAAGACTTGCGGTAAGTAAAACGATTACAAGACCTATTCTTATCGAAACCATGCCTATAGAATATATTAACCCAGACAACAATACTATCTTGGGGAACTACAATATTCCGAATACCAGTTTTGGCAATGATTTTAAAGGTCTAGACAATAGTCAGAACTATAACTTTGACTTAAAATATGAGATTTTCCCTAAATCAAGTGAAATTTTTGCAGTTAACTTTTTCGGAAAAATCGTAGACAGAGCCATCGAAAGAAGTTTAATATCTTCTTCAAACTCTAATGGTACCACTACTACTTTCTTTAATGCTAAACAAGCAAAACTTGCAGGGTTAGAATTAGAAGGCACATTTAACTTAGGAAGAATTTCAGATAATCTAAACAGATTAAATT contains the following coding sequences:
- a CDS encoding TonB-dependent receptor plug domain-containing protein, which produces MNFRKISLAALFLMASQQVIFSQVTKTDSTKTNSEKVIEGIQLRGNTNKKSESAILGEQRKAIVQKQSIGAEEISRKGISNLEQGLTKITGINTVESRGLFVRGLEERYNSLLVNGLATPSNNPFQKIIELKQFPTDIVGKFDVYKTYNANLYGDFAGATFDIETLVPENSFTKMDFSVGVNSISTFRNHFKINQNANNMSGFIGLNAEDRQLPVEVNGYRPSGAYIPNTSFKDTWNVDNVKSLPNTSIGFTTSQRLKFKNGGNLGFLFNLTQGTEYNYKEGNDNTFDTNGVYKNKLYKREYNYNIQSTALIGLSYKKAGTKVDLNGTFLQNSFNQIQDYDGYRDNKDQDIMFFRTNQQDLSRLTDVQLLVSQKLGDRHQFKAGGSWVNNWFQQPDRKTFYGFRTGDNQLLMSYGGNNLIRQYLDLSGVNYFSAMAEYQVNLGKKQEDNYYPVTISAGYSGFADSRTMSYRFIYSTTTGVQDIINIDSPDSSFATANANGKFQWQESAQPNYKAFLYQFVNAGYANLNFKPNKSWDILAGIRAENNITITRYKLITDNINGSFRNITKNQNYFLPSLSVKKALNNKSNLRLAVSKTITRPILIETMPIEYINPDNNTILGNYNIPNTSFGNDFKGLDNSQNYNFDLKYEIFPKSSEIFAVNFFGKIVDRAIERSLISSSNSNGTTTTFFNAKQAKLAGLELEGTFNLGRISDNLNRLNFGANFTYIYSDVEKSDAQKSETNFSKKRGLQGAAPWMLNVDLKYDFKNSNNLKRTASLVYNTSAKKIYAVGFGGLDHVYEQPFHQLDFIFQSELSKKVDVKFGVYNILNQTYKLKMGDESTINISTPNLLLEDYKKGISYNLSFGIKF